In Sphingobacterium sp. PCS056, the following proteins share a genomic window:
- a CDS encoding endonuclease/exonuclease/phosphatase family protein, with product MTNHSIPKPLRIRASLGKVAAVLLMVVTSLSFLALYVSPETCVFFQWIGVVLPMLLFCNLFVLVIAWYKRSWYSICPIIAILANFHYYPHKFQMHKPEEDYQAEIKFATYNVHEFKMIYNLSSMEQIAAYFSDNQVNTICLQEVPSDCTEADLKQIFTNMPYVITTGGLGSHFQLAILSKYPLDSIATVSFPERPNCALLADIKVNNEKIRIGNFHLQTTNWNQVKGTLLYQEDTRHSWTDALGTISNNFKFRGRQVDSLRRILDRSPYPLVVSGDFNNTPVSYGYKTIKGDLEDAYLEAGNGYGYTYRYFMKLYRIDFVLYSGIRLRAKNYRTGDIDFSDHSPVLVDMAIN from the coding sequence ATGACCAACCATTCAATACCGAAACCGCTTCGCATCCGTGCATCATTGGGTAAAGTCGCTGCTGTTTTATTGATGGTGGTCACCTCCCTGTCTTTTCTGGCGTTATATGTCTCGCCGGAGACTTGCGTGTTTTTTCAATGGATCGGTGTTGTTTTACCGATGTTGCTTTTTTGCAATTTGTTTGTCTTAGTTATTGCCTGGTACAAAAGGAGTTGGTATAGTATTTGTCCCATAATTGCGATACTGGCCAATTTTCATTATTATCCGCATAAATTTCAGATGCATAAGCCGGAGGAGGATTATCAGGCCGAGATTAAGTTTGCGACATACAATGTCCATGAGTTTAAAATGATCTATAATTTATCTTCTATGGAACAGATCGCAGCCTATTTTTCGGACAACCAAGTCAATACGATTTGCTTGCAGGAGGTCCCTTCAGATTGCACAGAGGCAGATCTCAAGCAGATCTTTACAAATATGCCTTATGTGATCACAACAGGGGGGCTAGGTTCACACTTTCAATTGGCTATTCTCAGCAAATATCCCTTAGATTCTATTGCTACGGTTTCCTTTCCCGAACGTCCAAATTGTGCCCTATTGGCCGATATAAAGGTTAATAATGAAAAGATTCGTATTGGCAACTTTCATTTACAGACGACCAACTGGAACCAGGTCAAAGGGACACTCCTCTACCAGGAAGATACACGTCATAGCTGGACTGATGCCCTGGGTACAATCTCTAATAATTTCAAATTCAGAGGTCGACAAGTGGATTCCCTCAGGCGTATATTGGATCGCTCGCCCTATCCGTTGGTCGTGAGCGGAGATTTTAACAATACCCCCGTTTCCTACGGTTACAAAACGATCAAAGGGGATTTGGAAGATGCGTATCTTGAGGCCGGCAATGGCTATGGCTATACTTACCGTTATTTTATGAAGCTGTACCGCATAGATTTTGTTTTGTATTCGGGAATAAGACTGAGAGCGAAAAATTATCGAACCGGCGATATTGATTTTAGTGATCACTCCCCTGTATTGGTCGATATGGCCATAAATTGA
- a CDS encoding hybrid sensor histidine kinase/response regulator: MEIDFSLYNILIVEDSDVNLYLLKGILEKESFNVFSASDAVSALEHLRTETIDLILMDVMLGEINGYELTKQLKSIAAYQFIPVIFITNLSSPEDIVQGFDSGGVDYVTKPFNKMELLQRIKHQIRIIASNHTISRQTAELKEAILNRDRMYAILAHDLRSPISSLKMILNILTMQTETQDNGYAAMVHTGNDIAEQLFSVLDNLLKWTKSSLGMLSYIPQKLNLNELILGVVETLSPTAKLKNIKLDIDLQSGLEIFFDVDIMKSILRNLLINAVKFSHSDSSVTVNLYREEEWAVVEIIDTGVGMSPEIQEQLRNQVSREGSVTPMHDQGKGLGLWVVYHFIHRHGGKFFFESEEYHGSRFGFKVKLVAHEQPTI, translated from the coding sequence ATGGAAATTGATTTTTCACTTTATAATATCCTCATCGTCGAGGATTCAGATGTCAACCTCTACCTATTGAAGGGTATTCTTGAAAAGGAATCATTCAATGTGTTTTCAGCTTCAGATGCTGTTTCTGCGCTGGAGCATCTTCGCACAGAAACAATCGACCTGATTTTAATGGATGTCATGCTCGGTGAGATCAATGGCTATGAGCTCACCAAACAGTTGAAGTCGATCGCAGCCTATCAGTTTATTCCTGTTATATTTATCACAAACCTAAGCAGTCCCGAAGATATTGTACAAGGCTTTGATAGCGGTGGTGTCGATTATGTCACCAAGCCTTTTAATAAAATGGAGCTTCTGCAGCGCATCAAACATCAGATCCGCATTATCGCCTCCAATCATACCATTAGCCGACAGACGGCAGAGCTCAAAGAAGCTATTCTCAATCGTGACCGCATGTATGCGATCTTGGCACATGATCTGCGCAGCCCCATTTCCTCCCTCAAAATGATCCTCAATATCCTCACGATGCAGACCGAAACACAAGATAATGGCTATGCCGCGATGGTCCATACCGGAAATGATATTGCCGAACAGCTTTTTAGTGTACTGGACAATTTGCTCAAGTGGACCAAATCCAGTCTTGGTATGCTGAGTTATATTCCTCAAAAACTGAATCTGAATGAGCTCATTTTAGGAGTTGTGGAGACCTTATCGCCCACAGCGAAATTGAAGAATATCAAACTCGACATCGATCTGCAGTCCGGATTAGAGATCTTTTTTGATGTGGACATCATGAAAAGTATCTTACGCAATCTGTTGATCAATGCGGTCAAATTTAGTCATAGCGACTCTTCGGTTACAGTCAATCTATATCGGGAAGAAGAATGGGCAGTGGTCGAGATCATCGATACTGGGGTGGGCATGAGCCCTGAGATTCAGGAACAATTACGTAACCAGGTTTCGCGAGAGGGGTCGGTCACTCCGATGCATGATCAAGGGAAGGGCCTTGGACTGTGGGTTGTCTACCATTTTATTCACCGTCATGGAGGAAAGTTCTTTTTCGAATCCGAGGAATACCACGGATCCCGTTTTGGATTTAAGGTCAAGTTGGTTGCTCATGAGCAACCAACGATATAA
- a CDS encoding UDP-glucuronic acid decarboxylase family protein, with the protein MKKRILITGGAGFIGSHLCKRLLDEGNEVISLDNYFTGSKENIAPLLSNPYFEAIRHDVTMPYFIEVDEIYNLACPASPIHYQFNAIKTVKTSVMGAINMLGLAKRLNIKILQASTSEVYGDPIVHPQTESYWGNVNPIGIRSCYDEGKRCAETLFMDYHRMNHVKIKIIRIFNTYGPNMHPNDGRVVSNFIIQALNNQDITLYGDGSQTRSFQYVDDLVEGMIKMMGSTSDTIGPINMGNPNEFSIRELAEKVIELTGSKSKIIFQPLPSDDPKQRKPDIDLAKSKLNWEPKIQLEEGLKKTIAYFKSLS; encoded by the coding sequence ATGAAAAAAAGAATATTGATAACGGGCGGAGCTGGTTTTATTGGCTCGCACTTGTGCAAAAGATTGCTCGATGAGGGCAATGAGGTCATTTCTTTGGATAACTATTTTACCGGGTCTAAAGAGAATATAGCGCCACTATTATCAAATCCATACTTTGAGGCCATCCGACATGATGTCACGATGCCTTACTTTATCGAGGTAGATGAAATCTATAATCTGGCCTGCCCTGCCTCACCTATACATTATCAATTTAATGCAATCAAAACCGTGAAAACTTCGGTAATGGGTGCAATCAATATGTTGGGATTGGCAAAACGGTTAAACATCAAAATATTGCAAGCTTCTACCAGTGAGGTCTATGGTGACCCGATCGTGCATCCGCAAACAGAATCGTACTGGGGAAATGTCAACCCCATCGGTATCCGTTCCTGTTACGATGAAGGAAAGAGATGTGCCGAAACGCTGTTTATGGACTATCACCGCATGAATCATGTCAAGATCAAAATCATCCGGATATTCAATACCTATGGACCCAACATGCATCCGAATGATGGGCGCGTGGTATCTAATTTCATCATTCAGGCCTTGAACAACCAAGATATCACACTCTATGGAGATGGCTCACAGACCCGAAGTTTTCAATATGTGGATGATCTGGTGGAAGGGATGATCAAAATGATGGGAAGTACGAGCGATACGATCGGTCCGATCAATATGGGCAATCCAAATGAATTTAGTATCCGTGAGCTTGCGGAGAAAGTGATCGAACTGACCGGATCCAAGTCAAAAATCATCTTCCAGCCTTTACCTTCTGATGATCCGAAACAACGAAAACCGGATATCGACCTGGCAAAATCCAAATTAAATTGGGAGCCCAAGATCCAGTTGGAGGAAGGTCTTAAAAAGACGATTGCTTATTTTAAATCTCTATCTTAA
- a CDS encoding nucleotide sugar dehydrogenase → MREIKRIACVGAGYVGGPTMSVIAQKNPNITITVVDLNQARIDAWNDPDLNNLPIYEPGLDAVVAEARGRNLFFSTDVDKAIEEADMIFISVNTPTKTYGKGKGQAADLKYIELCARQIARVAKDDKIVVEKSTLPVRTAAALKSILDNTGNGVNFHILSNPEFLAEGTAVPDLHSPDRVLIGGEDQEAIQALVQIYEAWVPRDRILTTNLWSSELSKLVANAFLAQRVSSINAISELCEVTGANVDEVSRAIGYDSRIGSKFLKASVGFGGSCFQKDILNLVYIARTYNLTAVADYWEQVILLNDHQKDRFAQKIIQTMYNTVNGKQIAFLGWAFKKDTNDTRESAAIYVADHLLDEEAEIVVYDPKVSAEQIYRDLDYLGTRSPAENRRLLTVVNEPHQALTGAHAVAILTEWDEFKQYDWAQIKEGMKKPAFVFDGRKILDRKQLERFGFQYYAIGE, encoded by the coding sequence ATGAGAGAAATTAAGAGAATAGCCTGTGTTGGAGCAGGGTATGTAGGTGGTCCGACCATGTCGGTTATTGCTCAAAAAAATCCAAATATTACCATCACTGTTGTTGATTTAAATCAGGCCCGTATCGATGCTTGGAATGACCCCGATCTAAACAATCTTCCTATATATGAGCCCGGTCTGGATGCAGTGGTCGCTGAGGCCAGAGGGCGCAATCTTTTTTTCTCGACCGATGTCGATAAAGCGATTGAAGAGGCCGACATGATCTTTATTTCGGTCAATACCCCAACCAAGACCTATGGCAAGGGCAAGGGACAAGCAGCCGATTTAAAATATATTGAACTATGTGCCCGTCAGATTGCGCGAGTCGCCAAAGACGATAAGATTGTCGTCGAAAAATCCACCCTGCCCGTCCGCACAGCAGCAGCTCTCAAGAGTATCTTGGACAATACCGGAAATGGTGTTAATTTCCATATTCTTTCCAATCCCGAGTTTTTAGCAGAAGGTACGGCTGTACCCGACCTGCACAGCCCAGATCGGGTATTGATCGGTGGAGAAGATCAGGAAGCTATTCAAGCTCTGGTGCAGATTTACGAAGCTTGGGTGCCCAGAGATCGCATATTGACCACCAATCTATGGTCTTCCGAATTGTCAAAACTCGTAGCAAATGCTTTCTTGGCACAGCGCGTATCTTCGATCAATGCCATTTCCGAGCTGTGCGAAGTGACAGGAGCCAATGTAGATGAAGTGTCACGTGCCATCGGTTATGATTCGCGTATCGGATCCAAATTTTTAAAAGCATCCGTTGGATTTGGAGGGTCATGCTTCCAAAAAGATATTCTCAACCTGGTTTACATCGCCCGCACCTATAATCTCACCGCTGTAGCAGATTATTGGGAACAAGTGATTCTGTTAAACGATCACCAGAAAGACCGATTTGCGCAAAAGATCATCCAGACCATGTACAATACGGTCAATGGTAAGCAGATTGCATTCTTAGGCTGGGCGTTTAAAAAAGATACCAATGATACCCGCGAATCGGCAGCGATTTATGTCGCCGATCACCTCTTGGATGAAGAAGCCGAGATCGTGGTGTACGATCCCAAGGTTTCGGCCGAGCAGATCTATCGCGATCTGGATTACCTCGGTACGCGTTCTCCGGCAGAAAACCGCCGTTTATTGACGGTTGTAAACGAGCCTCATCAAGCCCTGACAGGAGCACATGCGGTAGCGATATTGACCGAGTGGGATGAGTTTAAACAATACGATTGGGCACAGATAAAAGAAGGAATGAAAAAACCAGCTTTTGTATTTGATGGCCGCAAGATTTTAGATAGAAAGCAGCTCGAAAGATTCGGTTTTCAGTACTATGCTATTGGCGAGTAG
- a CDS encoding DNA-binding response regulator has product MEIKILIIEDEMIIARFIEQHFYAFYQNIEINIALSVEEVDNYMREQQPDLVLCDIQLQDDCDGIDLMVKYKAEKQFSLIFITSYDSKHCIDRTIAVNAENYIIKPLNESRLYAGTHIAIQRIAQDKRNRKISPNLSELTSAEIQVLKLIANRYTTKHIADKLCLSPYTIKNTRHRICRKLSLEEENNALLTWAIEHQHMLEN; this is encoded by the coding sequence ATGGAAATAAAGATCTTAATTATTGAAGATGAAATGATCATTGCCCGTTTTATCGAGCAACATTTTTATGCCTTCTACCAAAATATCGAGATCAATATCGCGCTTTCTGTGGAAGAGGTGGACAACTACATGCGGGAGCAGCAGCCGGATCTGGTGCTTTGCGATATTCAGCTGCAGGATGATTGCGACGGGATCGACCTGATGGTGAAATATAAGGCTGAAAAGCAATTCTCGCTGATCTTCATCACTTCTTATGACTCGAAACACTGCATCGATCGGACCATCGCGGTCAATGCTGAAAACTATATTATAAAACCATTGAATGAAAGTCGGCTATATGCTGGAACCCATATCGCTATACAACGTATCGCTCAGGATAAGAGAAACCGAAAAATAAGCCCTAATCTGTCCGAACTGACTTCTGCCGAAATACAGGTACTCAAACTCATCGCCAATCGCTACACCACCAAACATATCGCAGATAAACTGTGCTTAAGTCCATATACCATCAAAAACACACGTCACCGCATCTGCAGGAAGCTTTCTCTGGAGGAGGAAAATAATGCGCTATTGACCTGGGCGATCGAACATCAGCATATGCTGGAAAATTGA
- a CDS encoding 7TM diverse intracellular signaling domain-containing protein gives MKPDLVAPFLLFFLLVVSLKGSAAIQRTNEIPTVLIAQEQLNEDSPLFYYHNKSIFKNPKIKQDDFDAKGIYWLRIHIPASKDYKKKTYVLSFNNLTYVDLTLIDDRSSVAIDSRKAGLFRPLKEISPGDDRNHFTLELDVTKTYTCLLKIHHIKGYSPQLDFYIEDQLAYLKRQQKESNIYAFLEGAIIVLLLYIALAWIVSRYRPYIWIFTFLMAVGMYSFALQKDFIDLFFAENPRMGWTIGPLFYRLGTISFYLLLLDFLNLKKLSPLFYKLALIICLLVVSFAVFSFIYCYTTSNYYLSNRINFILGAIHIVYLSTLFIYLWKKVDEPQRFLAYGTTCFSLGIGLIVILLIKMDEKSLLYIPAVIQLFVLSITIIFLIAIRLRIRKQELEYHKSIEIRVEERTAELHMANTALSKQQSELLEKNTYIETLIDELNHRVKNNLQLLYSLGSLYQKGDKNSVTSNPAIQEMQSRIHTMMLVNQLLVHNKGNKLKLDQLVMETISYLQMLYDPKQRIAIDLYCVLDYWIPTHISTSLGLIITELLTNAYKYAFPTEREESPTITLEITQSTDKLSIVFWDNGVGSDTLVADSSLGIALIRDLARQIKGEISINPKNGYHYHFEFKKGLWK, from the coding sequence ATGAAACCTGACCTCGTTGCCCCTTTTTTGCTGTTTTTTTTACTTGTAGTATCTTTAAAAGGGTCTGCAGCAATACAGCGCACAAATGAAATTCCAACGGTACTCATTGCCCAGGAGCAGCTGAACGAAGACAGTCCGCTGTTTTACTACCATAATAAATCCATTTTCAAAAACCCTAAAATCAAGCAGGATGATTTTGATGCGAAAGGTATCTATTGGCTCCGCATCCATATCCCGGCCAGTAAAGACTATAAAAAGAAAACTTATGTTCTTTCTTTTAACAACCTGACCTATGTGGACCTGACCCTGATCGACGACCGCAGCAGTGTCGCGATCGATAGCCGAAAAGCGGGACTGTTCAGACCTCTCAAGGAGATCAGTCCTGGTGATGATCGCAATCATTTCACACTGGAACTAGATGTCACCAAAACCTACACCTGCCTGTTGAAAATCCATCATATCAAAGGCTATAGCCCCCAGCTGGATTTCTATATCGAAGATCAGCTGGCTTATCTCAAAAGGCAGCAAAAAGAATCCAATATCTACGCTTTCTTAGAAGGCGCGATCATCGTACTGCTCCTGTATATTGCACTGGCATGGATCGTGTCACGCTACCGACCATATATCTGGATCTTTACCTTTTTAATGGCTGTGGGCATGTATAGTTTTGCCTTGCAGAAAGACTTTATAGACTTGTTTTTTGCTGAAAACCCGCGCATGGGATGGACCATAGGTCCGCTGTTCTATCGGCTCGGAACCATCAGTTTCTATCTGCTGCTCCTGGATTTTCTAAATCTGAAAAAATTGAGCCCGCTGTTTTATAAACTGGCACTCATCATCTGCTTATTGGTGGTTTCTTTTGCTGTTTTCAGCTTTATCTACTGCTATACCACGTCAAATTACTATCTTTCCAACCGTATTAATTTTATTTTGGGTGCGATACATATTGTGTATCTGTCGACTCTATTTATATATCTCTGGAAAAAGGTGGATGAACCACAGCGATTCCTTGCCTATGGCACAACCTGTTTTTCATTAGGGATCGGGCTCATTGTGATCTTGCTGATCAAAATGGATGAAAAATCACTCCTCTATATCCCTGCCGTGATCCAGCTTTTTGTACTGAGCATCACGATTATCTTTCTGATTGCAATCCGACTGCGCATCCGTAAGCAGGAACTGGAATACCATAAATCGATAGAGATTCGTGTGGAAGAACGCACCGCTGAACTCCACATGGCCAATACAGCTTTAAGTAAGCAGCAATCGGAGCTCTTGGAAAAGAATACATATATCGAAACCTTGATCGATGAGCTCAACCACCGGGTCAAAAATAATCTACAACTGCTGTACAGTCTGGGCAGCCTATATCAAAAAGGGGATAAAAATAGCGTGACCAGCAATCCTGCTATTCAGGAGATGCAAAGCCGGATCCATACCATGATGCTGGTCAATCAGCTCCTGGTACACAACAAGGGCAATAAATTGAAACTGGATCAATTGGTGATGGAAACCATCAGCTACCTGCAGATGCTGTATGATCCCAAACAGAGGATAGCGATCGATCTGTACTGTGTGCTCGACTATTGGATCCCGACCCATATATCAACTTCACTGGGACTGATCATCACGGAGCTGCTGACCAATGCTTACAAGTATGCCTTTCCGACTGAACGGGAGGAGTCTCCTACAATCACGCTGGAGATCACACAGTCAACGGACAAATTGTCGATCGTATTTTGGGACAATGGCGTAGGTTCGGATACCTTGGTCGCAGACTCGTCCTTAGGTATAGCGCTGATCAGGGATCTTGCCCGCCAGATCAAGGGTGAGATCAGCATCAACCCTAAAAATGGGTATCACTATCACTTTGAATTTAAAAAAGGACTATGGAAATAA
- the rfbB gene encoding dTDP-glucose 4,6-dehydratase: MTKTIIITGGAGFIGSHVVRTFVHKYPDYHIVNLDALTYAGNLENLRDIEDRPNYTFVKEDITDAAAMFRIFTTFQPDGVIHLAAESHVDRSIADPSAFVMTNVIGTVNLLNAARETWKDNFAGKRFHHVSTDEVFGALGAEGLFTEKTAYDPHSPYSASKASSDHFVRAYHDTYGLPMVLTNCSNNYGPNHFPEKLIPLCIHNILNHQPLPIYGDGQYTRDWLFVIDHATAIDIVFHEGKNGDSYNVGGFNEWQNIDLVKELCKQVDEKLGRPVGTAEQLITFVKDRPGHDLRYAIDATKINQELGWYPSVTFEQGLSKTIDWFLNNQEWLDNVTSGDYQKYYDQQYKG; encoded by the coding sequence ATGACTAAAACGATCATTATTACAGGTGGAGCGGGTTTTATAGGTTCGCATGTAGTCCGCACTTTTGTACATAAATATCCAGATTACCATATTGTCAATTTAGATGCATTGACCTATGCCGGCAATCTTGAAAATTTACGGGATATCGAAGATAGACCCAATTACACGTTTGTTAAGGAAGATATTACCGACGCTGCGGCCATGTTTCGTATTTTCACCACATTTCAACCTGATGGTGTGATCCATCTGGCAGCAGAGTCTCATGTCGATCGCTCCATTGCAGATCCTTCCGCATTTGTGATGACCAATGTTATTGGTACGGTCAATTTACTAAATGCTGCCCGTGAAACCTGGAAAGATAACTTCGCAGGAAAACGTTTTCATCATGTTTCTACCGATGAGGTATTTGGTGCATTAGGAGCAGAAGGATTATTCACAGAGAAAACCGCTTACGATCCACATTCCCCTTATTCAGCCTCCAAAGCCAGTTCCGATCATTTTGTTCGGGCATACCATGATACTTATGGCTTACCGATGGTACTGACCAATTGCTCCAACAATTATGGACCCAATCATTTCCCGGAGAAACTGATTCCGCTATGTATTCACAATATCTTAAACCATCAACCCTTACCGATCTATGGCGATGGTCAGTACACCCGCGATTGGTTATTTGTGATCGATCATGCAACCGCTATTGATATCGTTTTTCATGAAGGAAAGAATGGCGACTCGTACAATGTTGGCGGATTTAACGAATGGCAGAATATCGATTTGGTCAAAGAACTGTGTAAGCAGGTAGATGAAAAATTAGGTCGACCAGTAGGAACTGCGGAGCAATTGATCACTTTTGTGAAAGATCGTCCTGGTCACGATTTACGTTACGCCATCGATGCCACCAAGATCAATCAAGAATTAGGCTGGTATCCTTCCGTCACTTTCGAACAAGGGCTATCCAAAACCATCGACTGGTTTTTAAATAATCAAGAGTGGCTGGACAATGTCACCTCAGGAGATTATCAGAAATATTACGATCAGCAGTATAAAGGTTAG
- the rfbC gene encoding dTDP-4-dehydrorhamnose 3,5-epimerase, translated as MKFQETKLKGCFILEPTIIEDERGYFFEAFNDRKFEQIVGAKPPFVQDNQSQSQYGVVRGLHMQAGEYGQAKLVRVLEGKVLDVAVDVRPGSDTYGQSVAVELSAENKRQLYVPRGFLHGFSVLSDSAVVFYKCDNYYHQVAEDGVHPLDTTIGIDWQVPREDMILSQKDEQAQSFTAFKNKNGIG; from the coding sequence ATGAAATTCCAAGAAACAAAATTAAAAGGCTGCTTTATTTTAGAGCCCACTATAATTGAAGATGAAAGAGGATACTTTTTCGAAGCCTTCAATGACCGAAAGTTTGAGCAGATTGTAGGCGCTAAACCCCCATTTGTACAAGATAACCAATCCCAATCCCAGTATGGCGTAGTCCGTGGATTGCATATGCAAGCAGGTGAATATGGGCAAGCGAAGTTGGTGCGTGTACTCGAAGGAAAAGTATTGGATGTTGCGGTAGACGTGCGTCCCGGATCGGACACTTATGGCCAATCTGTCGCAGTAGAATTGTCCGCAGAGAATAAGAGACAACTGTATGTTCCACGTGGATTTTTACACGGATTTTCGGTCTTATCCGATAGTGCAGTGGTGTTTTACAAATGTGATAATTATTATCATCAAGTAGCAGAAGACGGTGTTCATCCGTTAGATACAACAATAGGTATTGATTGGCAAGTTCCAAGGGAAGATATGATCCTTTCCCAAAAAGATGAACAAGCACAATCCTTTACAGCATTTAAAAATAAAAATGGAATCGGTTAA
- the rfbD gene encoding dTDP-4-dehydrorhamnose reductase, translating to MNKHNPLQHLKIKMESVNQKQRIVITGASGQLGQELKVLLEHDAEKECFFLDRKQLPLDQTFIIQDILGMYQPDVIIHAGAYTAVDQAESEPDLADQVNHLASEEIAQYCHVHGTKLIAISTDYVFDGNSRMALTEDAPVHPINVYGQTKLQGEQAIQKWCPEAIIIRTSWVYSTFGKNFVKTMLRLLSERDSISVINDQIGSPTSAADLAKAIVHIVDGESWQGGVYHYSNEGEISWYDFAVAIRDLKGLECEINAIPTTAYPTPAKRPNYSLLNKTKIKATFGVEVPFWKDSLVKCLSDEAIN from the coding sequence ATGAACAAGCACAATCCTTTACAGCATTTAAAAATAAAAATGGAATCGGTTAATCAAAAGCAACGGATCGTTATTACAGGCGCATCAGGACAGCTGGGGCAGGAATTAAAAGTGCTGTTGGAACATGATGCCGAAAAAGAATGTTTCTTTTTAGATCGCAAGCAGCTTCCGCTGGATCAGACCTTTATTATTCAAGATATTCTGGGGATGTATCAGCCCGATGTGATTATCCATGCTGGAGCATATACCGCTGTCGATCAGGCCGAATCCGAACCCGATCTTGCTGATCAGGTCAATCACCTGGCTTCGGAAGAGATTGCGCAGTATTGTCATGTACATGGCACCAAGTTGATCGCCATTTCAACCGATTATGTATTCGATGGAAATAGCCGTATGGCGCTAACAGAAGACGCACCCGTGCATCCCATCAATGTATATGGACAGACCAAGTTACAAGGAGAGCAGGCGATTCAGAAATGGTGCCCCGAAGCGATTATTATCCGTACCTCATGGGTGTACTCCACTTTTGGAAAAAACTTTGTTAAGACGATGTTACGTCTGCTATCCGAGCGTGATTCGATATCTGTGATCAACGATCAGATCGGTTCACCGACCTCAGCAGCAGATCTAGCAAAAGCGATCGTCCATATTGTTGATGGAGAAAGTTGGCAAGGTGGGGTTTATCATTATAGCAATGAAGGCGAGATCAGCTGGTATGATTTTGCTGTTGCCATTCGCGATCTCAAAGGACTCGAGTGTGAAATCAATGCAATTCCCACGACAGCCTATCCCACACCTGCAAAGCGACCCAATTATTCGTTGTTAAATAAAACAAAGATTAAAGCGACATTTGGAGTAGAAGTGCCATTTTGGAAAGACAGCCTTGTGAAATGTTTGAGTGACGAAGCGATTAATTAA
- a CDS encoding four helix bundle protein, with product MRSHKDLIVYQRSLLYVKTIYDLSQCFPEVEKFGLTSQIRRAAVSVPSNIAEGAARRSAKEFLQFLYIALGSLSEIETQIEIAKLLDYSVDIDSILEENIQLRRMLLKLIENIKNKIY from the coding sequence ATGAGGAGTCATAAAGATTTAATTGTATATCAGCGTTCTCTTTTATATGTTAAAACTATATATGACCTATCTCAATGTTTTCCAGAGGTTGAAAAATTTGGTTTGACCAGTCAAATTCGAAGAGCTGCCGTTTCAGTTCCAAGTAATATTGCAGAAGGAGCAGCCAGAAGATCTGCTAAAGAATTTCTTCAATTCTTATATATTGCATTAGGTTCACTGAGTGAAATTGAAACCCAAATTGAAATAGCTAAATTATTAGATTATTCCGTTGATATCGATTCTATTTTAGAAGAAAATATACAACTGAGAAGAATGTTGTTGAAGTTAATAGAAAATATTAAAAATAAAATATACTAA